The nucleotide sequence TTTTACAGAAAACTAGGCTCCCATGCATTTCTCAAATTTCCTGCAGAATTCTGTGGAACGACTGACATGGTTGGAATAAACACAATGTTATGATTATTCATTCTCTCTGGTTTACTGTTCTCATCAAGATCTTAAGGATGCCAGATGGTGCCGAATCAGCAGTTCTTCAAAAAATGTAGATTTAGCTACAAAGAACCACATTGACTGTTGTACTTTTCTTTAAACCGAGGGTAAACACTAAACTCAAAATGGAAACGTGCTGTGTGGACCGAAACAGTTTCGCGTCTGCAACTTTCATTTCAGTGTCTCCTATGTAGTGATGATACTATGACATGTATTAATTTATATTAATTTAGACTATAATCAATTTCAATATGTAAAATGTACAATACTTTGTCTTTATTCTCATGGATCAGATTAtttcaaatgtatgttttattatattctGGTTCAATTCATTGTTAGCAAACCGGATGTATGCAATTGTCTTGAATACATTCAATAAAAGCTGATAACATATTTTAcacgtcttttttttatttgaaagcaGACAGTtttctcaaaagaaaaaaaaaaggatgaaacaAATGTAGGAACACGCCAGAACCTGTTTTTTTCTCTACATATCTTCTTTGTTATACTATTACTGcctttcttattatttttttctgtactaTATTTGTCTGAACTAGAACTATTTTTCATTCGTTTGCTTTAGCTTTTACTGCGAAAGGTTGATAAAACAAGCTTTTATTCTGAAAGTATCCAGAGAGGAAGTCAGCAATGGTGAGGCCGTCCGAATCATGAGAATACTTCCTCAGGTTGTTTACATCTGCATTGATCTTTTTGGTTACTCTGAAGACGGAGACAGTCCTAAAACCTAAGCGACAGGACTCCTGTCAAAAACTGCAGGGTTTGTGTTCTTTCACttcgttttcaaatcaaacaTAATCGCAATTTTCAATCTGTAATCTTTCACAACACCGGTTTGTTACCCTTTACCTGAGCTCCTCCATTCATTTGTTTAATCTCGCAGACCTGTACAAAAGCGTTATCAATTCATCTTTAGATTATTTGTTTTGATTAACATCAAGTTTAATTTAATCGTTATAGCTTTCGTTTTATCTTCTCAGTGAAAGTGAAACAGTAACCTTGTCAACTTCCTCTTAATATCTTACTATCAAGGGAAGTAAGAACGAGTTAgtttacccccccccctccatttaTTTTGAACTGATCagtgcatttattttattttgattgctAATATAGTGTTAACTGTGGCAAACTGTCTTTCCTCAGATGGCAAGGGTTGGTAAACTGTCTCCCTGCTTCTTCATCCTTATTTTCATGCTGAAATCCCTGGTTGGGCGACCCCAAAGCCCAACAATGGTTAGATATGAATTCAACAGAACTGCTCAGAAAGGTACCACACATTCTCTTTTACATGTTATATTTTTCTTGAGGTCTGCTGGTGGGAATTTATTTTAAAGATGGCAAATCATCCCGTTTCCCCCATAATTTAAAACAGTCCCCAGATGTCTTAAAGAAATCACAACTGATGGTTTAAAGCTACAATTGTTATGTGTTTTAGACGTGGCAGCGGAGGTTGCAGGCTACGCAGATGTGGCTAAACAGATCATCGACCTGGCTGTGTTCGGAGCTGCGAAGAATCGCTCTTACGGACGCCTCGCCGACTTTACCGACACCATCGGGAACCGTGTCAGTGGCTCGCTCAACCTGGAGATGGCTATAAAATACATGTACAAAGCTATGATGCAGGATGGTTTGGACGTTCATCTGGGTAAGTCATCCTGTGTTAATGCGAAAGtaagaaaatcacatcatacaGTTTTTTGGTTTGTGAGAGATGCAACTTATGTTGGACAGAGGAGAAATATTTCTTTCCTCTATCATCATCTCATATCTTGTTCTCTGGTAAGGAATAATTTTTTGTGTCTGTCTTTGGGTATCACCAGAACCAGTAAAAATCCCACACTGGGTTAGAGGAAAGGAGAGTGCAGTGATGACCTTGCCAAGGGTCAAGAATCTGGCTCTCTTAGGTTTGGGGAGCAGTGTGGGAACGCCACCTGAAGGTCAGCCACGCTTCATTTTGAAAGTGATTTTGATTTCTGTATTTCCTCTAAAAGTGGTCTCTGCTCTAAATCATTGCAGAAGTAGCAATTTAATAAACCAGCAGCCTTACTGTTTTTAACCAGTTTTATATAAAACACTTAGCattatttttccttctttttgctGCTTGTCTGAAGGCATTGAGGCCGAGGTGTTGGTTGTTGAATCTTTTGAGGAACTGAAGCGCAGAGCCAGCGAGGCCGTAGGGAGGATTGTGGTCTTCAACCAGCCATTTGTCAGCTACGGCACGACAGTGGCATACCGCGAATACGGCGCCTCGGAGGCGTCGAAATTTGGAGCCGTGGCCACACTAATTCGATCCATCACTCCTTTCTCGATTAATAGGTGCTCATCTACCTGTAGACTATTTCACTCCTATCAAACAAAAATCTGAATCCATCTTTGCCGCTACCTCTTTAGCCCTCACACAGGTTGGCAAGACTACCAGGATGGTGTGAAGCGCATCCCTACAGCATGCATCACCATGGAGGATGCTGAGCTCATGTCGCGTATAGCGCAGAGGGGACAGCGGATCACCGTCCGACTCACCATGGCCGCCAAGACGCTCCCAGATGCCGACTCCTATAACACGGTGGCTGAGATAAAAGGCTGGCAGCACCCCGAGCAGGTACTTTGCATCTTTCTGTCTTCCatgtttatttaaatgtatgcaAATGTATTCTTGTTTTCTAAATGTTAAATCAATTTAAATTAATATGTCAAATGAATAATTCATTTTCTCCACTTAGTGGTCACGTGTGAGAAATTATCAGCTCATATGTCCTTTATTGTTTATCCCCGCAGCTAATAAGAACCGAAGTTAGATGAAATTAGGTACGTGCATGAAATACAAACCCCAATtccaataaagttggaatgttgtgtaaaacataaataaaatcagaatacaatga is from Syngnathus scovelli strain Florida chromosome 9, RoL_Ssco_1.2, whole genome shotgun sequence and encodes:
- the LOC125975009 gene encoding carboxypeptidase Q isoform X1 yields the protein MRILPQMARVGKLSPCFFILIFMLKSLVGRPQSPTMVRYEFNRTAQKDVAAEVAGYADVAKQIIDLAVFGAAKNRSYGRLADFTDTIGNRVSGSLNLEMAIKYMYKAMMQDGLDVHLEPVKIPHWVRGKESAVMTLPRVKNLALLGLGSSVGTPPEGIEAEVLVVESFEELKRRASEAVGRIVVFNQPFVSYGTTVAYREYGASEASKFGAVATLIRSITPFSINSPHTGWQDYQDGVKRIPTACITMEDAELMSRIAQRGQRITVRLTMAAKTLPDADSYNTVAEIKGWQHPEQVVLLSGHLDSWDVGQGAMDDGGGAMISWEVLSLIKQLGLRPRRTMRTVLWTGEEQGGVGAQQYYNLHKVNLSNFDLVMESDMGTFSPVALQFTGSAEAQKVMEEVVKLLAPLNTTKLETHGEGTDISPWMQAGVPGASLHVADSRYFWFHHTEADTMTVQNPGDMNLCSALWAVVAYVVADLEDMLPR
- the LOC125975009 gene encoding carboxypeptidase Q isoform X3; protein product: MRILPQMARVGKLSPCFFILIFMLKSLVGRPQSPTMVRYEFNRTAQKDVAAEVAGYADVAKQIIDLAVFGAAKNRSYGRLADFTDTIGNRVSGSLNLEMAIKYMYKAMMQDGLDVHLEPVKIPHWVRGKESAVMTLPRVKNLALLGLGSSVGTPPEGIEAEVLVVESFEELKRRASEAVGRIVVFNQPFVSYGTTVAYREYGASEASKFGAVATLIRSITPFSINSPHTGWQDYQDGVKRIPTACITMEDAELMSRIAQRGQRITVRLTMAAKTLPDADSYNTVAEIKGWQHPEQVVLLSGHLDSWDVGQGAMDDGGGAMISWEVLSLIKQLGLRPRRTMRTVLWTGEEQGGVGAQQYYNLHKVNLSNFDLVMESDMGTFSPVALQFTGSAEAQKVMEEVVKLLAPLNTTKLETHGEGTDISPWMQAGVPATTNSYCWPSSRCQPSCSRQSIFLVPPHGS
- the LOC125975009 gene encoding carboxypeptidase Q isoform X2, whose product is MARVGKLSPCFFILIFMLKSLVGRPQSPTMVRYEFNRTAQKDVAAEVAGYADVAKQIIDLAVFGAAKNRSYGRLADFTDTIGNRVSGSLNLEMAIKYMYKAMMQDGLDVHLEPVKIPHWVRGKESAVMTLPRVKNLALLGLGSSVGTPPEGIEAEVLVVESFEELKRRASEAVGRIVVFNQPFVSYGTTVAYREYGASEASKFGAVATLIRSITPFSINSPHTGWQDYQDGVKRIPTACITMEDAELMSRIAQRGQRITVRLTMAAKTLPDADSYNTVAEIKGWQHPEQVVLLSGHLDSWDVGQGAMDDGGGAMISWEVLSLIKQLGLRPRRTMRTVLWTGEEQGGVGAQQYYNLHKVNLSNFDLVMESDMGTFSPVALQFTGSAEAQKVMEEVVKLLAPLNTTKLETHGEGTDISPWMQAGVPGASLHVADSRYFWFHHTEADTMTVQNPGDMNLCSALWAVVAYVVADLEDMLPR